The DNA sequence AATATGCTTCAGGGGCAGATTCAGAGTGGTGTCTGTCTCCGAGGTCGGTTCCGAGTTGCTGCCTGAAGAATTGAGACGGTCTATCCCTCTGCTCTCTGTCTGTAAAACATGTTCAATCCATTTAAGACGTTGAGAATAATCCATTTTCATTTTGCTTTCAGTGAGTTAATCAGGGGGTAGTCTTAAATGTGGGGTTGTCTGGTAGGCTATTCCTGAGCCAGTTCGATCTCAGGTTTTTTCGTGGGATCAGGTGGGGACGTTGATCCGAGCACAGGCAGGTCAACGGCGGAGGCGACTTCGCTCATGGGGAAGTATTTCCCCGGGCAGGCGGTCGCTTTCACATCGCGGTGTCCCTGTACGTTCTGGCTGGAGATATTGTATTCCGCTTTGAGTACTCCCACGAGCTTCTTCACAGCAGCCATTTGTGCGTCTGTGGGAGGTTCATTTTCAAAATTTCCAACCAGACAGATCCCGATCCCTTTCTGGTTGTAGGCATTATTTCCCGCATGGGCTCCATGCATCTGCTCACGCCAGCGGAAGGTGGATTCGATCTCTCCGTCAGGCATACCATTGCCATTGCCAATCACGAAGTGATAACCGATTCCCAGCCAGGAATTACCGGATTTATCCTTTTTCTTGCTGTGCAGTTCGTGAATGCTTTCGACACTGCCTGAAGACGACGCAGTGTGGTGAATCACAATATATTCCCAGTCACGCACCTCTGATTCAGGTTTCCAGGGGTTGGACGGTTCGATTGCAATCGTCGGAGGCGTGGTGAACAGGGGCCCGGTAGGAGCTGGCTTTGCTGCTTGAGCCGGGTATTGAGGGGCTGGCATGGGAGCAGGGGAATTAATAGTTACAGGAGGCAGGGAGTTCCGTTGCGTACATCCCGCGATTTCAAAGGCTGGCAACATTGCAACACAACACATGATGATGCCCTTCATATTGCTGCCCTCCCTGACAGCCCCGCTGCTGATTATTTTCTTGAAAATAAGCTAAAGAATATTCCGTGTGTAATTTTTATAAGTCGGGACTGTAATTCCGAGCCGTTTTTGTGTCAATGCGGGGCACGCGGGTGCTTTGAGGCGGCGACCTGTCAGGCGACAATACATCCTGATTTGTTGATTTGTATCTGCCTGCGGAGCCGGTATTCCCTTGATTTTGAGCAGTAATTCTTTTGCTAGACTATCTAAATTGTCCATTCTTTTCAACAGGCGCGATTTTGAAGCAAAAATTGAATTCGCTTGATTTCGTCTCAAGTCCCGGAAATCCGCTCTAGGATCAGCAGTTGCTCCGCTTACTCAGTTGTAAATCCAATGATGAAGGCCGCGGCAGTCCAGTGGCGAAACCACTCGTGCAGATGAGCGACGAGATCTTCCGGATCCAGCAGTTTTGCTTCTACCAGCACGGCGATCGCTTCTCCGATTCTCACTCCCTCCTGCAATTGTGAAAGCAGTAAGTATTCAGGCTCGGAAATGCTCTCGCGTCGGACAATAAAGTTGCGGCGGGTGATCGCCAGCCAGGTGGTCTGGGGGGCCGGAATGGCTGGTTCTTCTGCCTTCCGGACACTGGTGATGAATTCGTGCGCAGGATAGTGGAACCGGCACAGTCGGAAGCAGGGCGCTAACTGCAGTTTCAGTTCAGGCCACTCTTCGGGAGAGAGGGAGTTCAGTTTTTCCGGTGTCAACAGAGGTGTCTGTTCGATGCCCGGTCCATCAAAGACTTCGCTGTAAAGTCGCTCCAGCGTTGCGACTTCCACGAGGAAATCGGTCCAGTCCGGTTCGTCTGTCTGTTCCCGAGCCGGTCTGTTTTCTGACAGGAATTCAGGGAACTGGGCGCCCAAATCCCCCAGGGTATAACTGGTTGAGGGGCATGACTGCAGATATTGCATGCAGAAAGCCCCAAACGCGGTCTCTCCCAGAACAGCGATCAGTGCCGGGTATTCCTCACTCAGGCATTCCAGTAACCGGGCGTAATAGGCGTTGGCATAGATTCCGATTCGTTCCTGACTGGTCAATTGACTGGAGCGGGTAATCACAGTTTCGAGTTCATCAGGATTCAGAGGGATCGCAGACTGCGCATCTTCTGAAGCAATTCCGTCCTGGATTTCTCCCGGCCAGGTAATTACAGCCTGCATCCAGCGCTGAATCTGATCCAGATGGCGAGGTTGCTGACTCATTCGAATTCCGCCGCGATAAATGCAGCCGGATGCGGGATTGCCTCAGAGTGGATAGACCCGCTTTCCGGGGGATCCTGAGCTGGAATGACCAGATTTTCATCCATGTATTGTCGAGCTTTTAAGACTTCCGCATGCACGGTCGGGAAAGGCGGAATGTCGGCGTCCCATTCCAGCAGTGTTGCCACGCCTCCCGTACGCTGATGTAGCAATTGAAACAGGTTCCAGACCGGATTGACCACATGGCCGTTGTGGGTATCAATCAGATGCGTGCCACAGTTCGTGTGGCCCGCCAGGTGACACTGCACGACGCGTTCTGCCGGAATTGACTCTACGTAAGCGACGGGATCAAATTCATGATTCACGCTCGAAACATAGACGTTATTGACATCCAGCAGCAGTCCACAATCGGCTTCTTCCGCCATGCGACAGATAAATTCACACTCACTCATGGTCGAATCCTGAAACTCAAGATAACTGCTCGGATTTTCGAGAATCAGGGGCCGTTCAAGAATCTCCTGAACAGTACGAATTCGTTCGACGATATGTGTCAGCGTCGCTTCAGTATAGGGAATCGGCAGCAGGTCGTGGGTGTTCCGACCTGCCACTCCCGTCCAGCAGACATGGTCTGAAATCCAGCGGGCGTTAACTGAGTCGGCCAGTTTTTTCAGTTTATGGAGATAGTCCCGATTGAGGGGATCAGTGCTGCCGATTGAGAGGGAGACCCCGTGCATAACGATCGGGTAGCGTTCTGCGATCTGCTCCAGAACGTGGCGGGGGCGTCCCTGCGAATCCATGAAGTTTTCGGAAATGATTTCGAACCAGTCGACTTGCGGCTGATGTTCAAGAATGTGTGAGAAGTGAACGGTTCGCAGACCGACTCCCAGTCCGAGGTTTTCATGTCCAAGACGCTGCTCTGTCATTCGTCTTTCCCTCTGAGCGATTTCCCGAGTGCTGTTGTGTTTACAGTGTGGTGATCTGGCTCAAAAAACAGGCCCCTGATCCAATGTGCTGGATGAGGAGCCTGGCGATTCTACTTTATGAGAGATTACTCTTTTTTAGGCTCTGGAGCGGGACCGACTTTCTTGCCGGCTTTTTCCATCGCTTTTTCGAATTCAGCGCGGGCCAGTTTCCAGGCACCTTCCATCAGCGGAATATGACAGCCCCCTTTTCCTTTACAGGAATTCATACCGGGGTTGGTGCCACAGCCACCCTGGCCTTTGCACTCATTCTGACCAGAGCAGGCATGCTCGGCGACAGAAGCACAGGCACCCAGGCCAGCACAGTCATTTTTGATGCCTGCGTTAGTTCCTTTGCAGGTATTCAGTCCACGACAGACGTGTGGCTCTTTCATCAGCAGGCTGACATCTTTATTTCCCTTTGCTGCTCCTGCATCATCGGCATGATCGTGGTCGTGATCATCGTGTCCCTCCGAAGTCGAGCTACCGGCTTCTGGCGTCTGAGGGGCTGGTTCTGACTTTGGCTGGCAGCCCGTCATTGAGCCAGCGACCATCCCACCAAAGGCGGCGAGTGTCATTCGATTAAAATCACGTCGATTGAGATCAGGGCGTTTCATGGAATACCTCAACGTTTCTATCGCAGGAAAGAATGAAATTTCAGACAAGGAGTTAAGACTAAAACCCGCTCCTCAATTGTTCTGTGAGTTATCTCACATTTGACTCTGAATTTAAACTGCGGATACGGGAATTCAAAGAAAAATCCCCCTTCTCCTGCTCTCAAAGTCTGCGCTGTAAACTCCATGAATTTCAGAGTTTGAGTATTCAAGTCACAGGCAAGGCCTGCCTGCTGGAACTGCTTTTGTAAGCTGCTTTACAGTCCCTGGCGCACAGAAAGACGATCTTCATCACAGACGGATTTATGACAAAATTATCCAATAAAATTTCAATACTTTACGTATGAAGTATGTTGACAACTCTGAAAAAACTACCGACACAACCTACCCTGCAAAAGCTGTCGCACTGTGAAACTGGGGGAGATAAATCCCCTGCGTTATCCTCAGTGTTTATCTGAGCTTACGAATCGTTCTAAACCTCAAATCAATTACAAAAATCTGATCCAGAATAATCCTGCAAACTGAACGAATCATCAAATCTGTCCGATATGTAAAGCGTGCAGGAATTTTTGGGCTACTATCATAAGGGATTGTTATGCGCGCCAGGAACTTACTCGTTCTGACATTAAGTTTTGTTTTTCTTCAGTCTTTCACTCCCGCCTTAAGAGCGGATGAAATCAGCTGGCAAACCAACCTGAAGCAGGCTGCCCTGCAGGCCCGTGCTCAGGAAAAATCGATGTTCATTCAGATTGGAGCCAGCTGGTGTGGCTACTGTCATAAAATGGATAAGGAAACCTTCAAAGATCAGAAGGTAATTAAGCACATCAATTCCTGCTTCATCCCTCTTCGCGTGGATGCAGATGAAAATCCGGAATTCGTAGAAGCCATCGGTGTCGCCGGTCTGCCTACAACGGTCATTATTTCTCCCGAGCTGAAGGTGGTCAAAAAGCTGTCAGGTTATGTGGCTGCCCGCGAAATGTCGGGACACCTGCAGAAAATCTGCCTGGTAAATCATGAGCAGGCTGCTCCTGCGAAAACCCAGACAGCCGAAATCAAGAAAATGAGCCAGAAGGAAGTGACTCCCGAGTTTGCTTTCAAACGGGTCTGTCTGGTCAGCATGCTCGACGATCAGGAGCTGCGGGAAGGGAATGCGAAGTTCACTTCAGAATTCAAGGGACGTAAGATTTGCTTTGCTTCGCGTGAACATAAACAGAGGTTTGATGCGAACCCGATGGAATACTGGCCGGCTTTCGATGGCCAGTGTCGTGTATCGAAACTGGAACGAAATCAATCTGTCGAAGGTGATCCCTACGCAGGGGGCGTCTATCGGGAACGTCTGGTGTTCTTCTCCAGTGATGCAGAGCGGGAACGCTTTACATCAAATCCCTCTTATTACCTGGCACGGTAATTAAAAAACACCTGACAGCTTTCTTCAACTCAGGTTGGAAGAGAGAGGAAGAACAGACGCTGCCAGGTGTTGCCAATAATCAATGTATTCAGACAGCCTGAAACCAAACTGGTCTCAGGCTGTTTTTTTGTTGCTTGGCTTATTTCACGGTTTCAATTGATTGAGGATCGAGCCAGACGAAATTGCCTTTAGATGCAATTTCTTTACCTTTGACTTTGACCTTCAAGCTCTCAAAACGGCTGTCATACAGGCGGGGATGAGATTTGTGAGCACCTTCGATCACATAGATCTTTCCATCCTCGCTTTTAACGGCGAGACCCAGTTCACCGGGATCCTGTTTAGGATGTACGCCAAACTGACAGGCGGCACAACCGGTGGTTCCAGTGACTGAGACTAGCTGTGATGCAGCATCCGTGGTGCTGCTGGTGCTGGTGTCAGCTTTGAGTTGGGAAATATATTTATCAGGACTTGCCTGGAATTTCTGCATGACGGCTTCACTGGGAAACTGATAACGCATGCCTTTATGGATGGCGGTAAACTTCGCTTTACCCGGCACATCTTTTCCACCATCGACCTTGCAGACGATGCATTTTCCGTCACAGGCTAGATCGACGTCTGAGTATTTTGCAGGTGCTTTATCAAATACGGCTTTGATCTGTTCGTTGGGGAACAGAAAGACGCGTCCCTGGTAAAAGC is a window from the Gimesia benthica genome containing:
- the bufB gene encoding MNIO family bufferin maturase: MTEQRLGHENLGLGVGLRTVHFSHILEHQPQVDWFEIISENFMDSQGRPRHVLEQIAERYPIVMHGVSLSIGSTDPLNRDYLHKLKKLADSVNARWISDHVCWTGVAGRNTHDLLPIPYTEATLTHIVERIRTVQEILERPLILENPSSYLEFQDSTMSECEFICRMAEEADCGLLLDVNNVYVSSVNHEFDPVAYVESIPAERVVQCHLAGHTNCGTHLIDTHNGHVVNPVWNLFQLLHQRTGGVATLLEWDADIPPFPTVHAEVLKARQYMDENLVIPAQDPPESGSIHSEAIPHPAAFIAAEFE
- a CDS encoding HvfC/BufC N-terminal domain-containing protein → MSQQPRHLDQIQRWMQAVITWPGEIQDGIASEDAQSAIPLNPDELETVITRSSQLTSQERIGIYANAYYARLLECLSEEYPALIAVLGETAFGAFCMQYLQSCPSTSYTLGDLGAQFPEFLSENRPAREQTDEPDWTDFLVEVATLERLYSEVFDGPGIEQTPLLTPEKLNSLSPEEWPELKLQLAPCFRLCRFHYPAHEFITSVRKAEEPAIPAPQTTWLAITRRNFIVRRESISEPEYLLLSQLQEGVRIGEAIAVLVEAKLLDPEDLVAHLHEWFRHWTAAAFIIGFTTE
- a CDS encoding YHS domain-containing protein; the encoded protein is MNLVRVFLTAAFLASTVMLSHAVEAKEAPVALDGNCAVCLVNGKKIVKGKPEFKVVFDGQTYLFPSEKVKQEFEASPEKYVPALKGDCTVCYAHHDGHRNPGTVDHISFYQGRVFLFPNEQIKAVFDKAPAKYSDVDLACDGKCIVCKVDGGKDVPGKAKFTAIHKGMRYQFPSEAVMQKFQASPDKYISQLKADTSTSSTTDAASQLVSVTGTTGCAACQFGVHPKQDPGELGLAVKSEDGKIYVIEGAHKSHPRLYDSRFESLKVKVKGKEIASKGNFVWLDPQSIETVK
- a CDS encoding peptidoglycan recognition protein family protein, which encodes MKGIIMCCVAMLPAFEIAGCTQRNSLPPVTINSPAPMPAPQYPAQAAKPAPTGPLFTTPPTIAIEPSNPWKPESEVRDWEYIVIHHTASSSGSVESIHELHSKKKDKSGNSWLGIGYHFVIGNGNGMPDGEIESTFRWREQMHGAHAGNNAYNQKGIGICLVGNFENEPPTDAQMAAVKKLVGVLKAEYNISSQNVQGHRDVKATACPGKYFPMSEVASAVDLPVLGSTSPPDPTKKPEIELAQE
- a CDS encoding DUF255 domain-containing protein: MRARNLLVLTLSFVFLQSFTPALRADEISWQTNLKQAALQARAQEKSMFIQIGASWCGYCHKMDKETFKDQKVIKHINSCFIPLRVDADENPEFVEAIGVAGLPTTVIISPELKVVKKLSGYVAAREMSGHLQKICLVNHEQAAPAKTQTAEIKKMSQKEVTPEFAFKRVCLVSMLDDQELREGNAKFTSEFKGRKICFASREHKQRFDANPMEYWPAFDGQCRVSKLERNQSVEGDPYAGGVYRERLVFFSSDAERERFTSNPSYYLAR